A stretch of Mesorhizobium sp. M2A.F.Ca.ET.046.03.2.1 DNA encodes these proteins:
- a CDS encoding ABC transporter permease, which produces MTRALTILRRRLVGSVFVLLIVVIGSFLLLEAAPGDAVDAYIVSTGGDAGMIELLRHRWGLDQSELTRLANYLWALLHLDLGQSVTFSRPIRDIVLERLPTTLVLMGGATALSFGLGSALGIYAGARPGSFRDRFLSIGSLALYAMPGFWLGLVLIVVFAVDLRWLPIGGIETIASGKTGFSRATDIAIHLVLPVSALGFIYLALYLRMMRAGMAEAWRQDFVLAARARGLPRRRVVLAHVARNALLPLVTMLGLQSAQMLGGSVVIESVFAVPGLGRLAQEAVAGRDTPLLLGIILVSAVLVIVINLLVDLAYAVLDPRVGAGEASA; this is translated from the coding sequence ATGACCCGCGCCCTCACCATTCTCCGCCGCCGTCTCGTCGGCAGCGTCTTCGTTCTCCTCATCGTCGTCATCGGCAGCTTCCTGCTGCTCGAAGCCGCGCCGGGCGACGCGGTCGACGCCTATATCGTCTCGACCGGCGGCGACGCCGGCATGATCGAACTGCTGCGCCATCGCTGGGGCCTCGACCAGTCGGAGCTCACCCGCCTCGCCAACTATCTGTGGGCGCTGCTGCATCTCGACCTCGGCCAGTCCGTCACCTTCTCGCGGCCGATCCGCGACATCGTCCTCGAACGCCTGCCGACCACGCTGGTCCTGATGGGCGGCGCCACCGCGCTCTCCTTCGGCCTTGGCTCTGCGCTCGGCATCTATGCCGGCGCGCGGCCCGGCAGTTTCCGCGACCGCTTCCTGTCGATCGGCTCGCTTGCACTCTATGCCATGCCGGGCTTCTGGCTTGGCCTCGTGCTCATCGTCGTCTTCGCCGTCGACCTGCGCTGGCTGCCGATCGGCGGCATCGAGACCATAGCCTCCGGCAAAACCGGGTTTTCCCGCGCCACCGACATTGCCATCCATCTCGTGCTGCCGGTCTCGGCGCTCGGCTTCATCTATCTCGCGCTCTATCTGCGCATGATGCGCGCCGGCATGGCCGAGGCTTGGCGGCAGGATTTCGTCCTCGCCGCCCGCGCCAGGGGCCTGCCCCGCCGCCGCGTCGTGCTTGCCCATGTCGCCCGCAACGCGCTTCTGCCATTGGTCACCATGCTCGGCCTGCAATCGGCGCAGATGCTTGGCGGCAGCGTCGTCATCGAAAGCGTCTTCGCCGTGCCCGGTCTCGGCCGCCTGGCGCAGGAAGCTGTCGCGGGGCGCGACACACCGCTGTTGCTCGGCATCATCCTGGTGAGCGCCGTTCTCGTTATCGTCATCAACCTTCTGGTCGATCTCGCCTACGCTGTCCTCGATCCGCGCGTCGGCGCCGGCGAGGCAAGCGCATGA
- a CDS encoding ABC transporter substrate-binding protein, with protein MSELTVSRRGLLAGSALLLASNALPTIGFAQTPKKGGRLVLAADSEPRNLNPAIVASNGVFFISSKIVETLAEASFDGKDGLQPRLALSWEGAADGLSVSFKLRDGVRWHDGKPFTSADVAFSALQIWKPLQNLGRTVFKDLEAVDTPDELTAVFKFAKPTPFQLIRNALPALSSVVPKHVYENGKIEDNPANNAPVGTGPFKFAEYKAGQYYRLTRNDAYWGKDEPYLDEIVYQVLPDRTSAAAALEAEEIQLAAFSAVPLADLDRISKVPGLKVITKGYEGLTYQLVVEINHRRKELADLKVRQAIAHAIDKDFVVKTIFLGYAATATGPVPKNDPQFYTADVPTYPFDVAKANALLDEAGYKRADDGKRFALKLLPAPYFNETKQFGDYLRQALAAIGIDAQIVNNDSAAHIKAVYTDHAFDLAVGPPVFRGDPAISTTILVQSGIPDGVPFSNQGGYKNAELDALIVKASETLDTSARTELYKEFQKKVAADLPLINVAEWSFISVARDTVGNIANNPRWAVSNWADTYLES; from the coding sequence ATGTCCGAATTGACGGTTTCACGCCGCGGCCTGCTGGCCGGTTCGGCGCTGCTGCTGGCCTCGAACGCGCTGCCGACCATCGGCTTCGCGCAGACGCCGAAGAAGGGCGGCCGCCTCGTGCTGGCCGCCGATTCCGAACCGCGCAACCTCAACCCGGCAATCGTTGCATCGAACGGCGTCTTCTTCATTTCCAGCAAGATCGTCGAGACGCTGGCCGAAGCCTCCTTCGACGGCAAGGACGGGCTTCAACCGCGGCTCGCGCTTTCCTGGGAAGGTGCGGCCGACGGCCTGTCGGTGAGCTTCAAGCTGCGCGACGGCGTCAGATGGCATGACGGCAAGCCCTTCACCTCCGCCGACGTCGCCTTCTCGGCGCTGCAGATCTGGAAGCCGCTGCAGAATCTCGGCCGCACCGTGTTCAAGGACCTGGAGGCTGTCGACACGCCGGACGAGCTGACGGCCGTCTTCAAATTTGCCAAGCCGACGCCGTTCCAGCTCATCCGCAACGCGCTGCCGGCGCTGTCGAGCGTCGTGCCGAAGCACGTTTATGAAAACGGCAAGATCGAGGACAACCCGGCCAACAATGCGCCGGTCGGCACCGGTCCGTTCAAATTCGCCGAATACAAGGCCGGCCAATATTACCGGCTGACGAGGAACGACGCCTATTGGGGCAAGGACGAGCCCTATCTCGACGAGATCGTCTACCAGGTGCTTCCCGATCGCACGTCCGCCGCGGCTGCGCTGGAAGCCGAAGAGATCCAGCTCGCCGCCTTTTCCGCCGTGCCGCTCGCCGACCTCGACCGCATCTCCAAAGTGCCGGGCCTGAAGGTCATCACCAAGGGCTATGAGGGGTTGACCTACCAGCTCGTCGTCGAGATCAACCACCGCCGCAAGGAGCTGGCCGACCTCAAGGTGCGGCAGGCGATCGCCCATGCAATCGACAAGGATTTCGTCGTCAAGACGATCTTCCTCGGCTACGCCGCGACCGCCACTGGCCCTGTGCCGAAGAACGATCCGCAATTCTACACCGCCGACGTGCCGACCTATCCTTTCGACGTCGCCAAGGCCAACGCTCTGCTGGACGAAGCCGGCTACAAGCGCGCCGACGACGGCAAGCGCTTTGCGTTGAAGCTTTTGCCGGCACCCTATTTCAACGAGACGAAGCAGTTCGGCGATTATTTGCGCCAGGCGCTGGCGGCGATCGGCATCGACGCCCAGATCGTCAACAACGACTCGGCGGCCCACATCAAGGCCGTCTACACCGACCATGCCTTCGACCTCGCCGTCGGCCCGCCGGTGTTCCGCGGCGACCCGGCGATCTCGACCACCATCCTGGTGCAGAGCGGCATTCCCGACGGCGTGCCCTTCTCCAACCAGGGCGGCTATAAGAACGCCGAGCTCGATGCGCTGATCGTCAAGGCGTCCGAGACGCTCGACACCTCGGCTCGCACCGAGCTCTACAAGGAGTTCCAGAAGAAGGTCGCTGCCGATCTGCCGCTTATCAACGTTGCGGAGTGGAGTTTCATTAGCGTGGCTCGCGACACGGTGGGCAACATCGCCAACAACCCGCGCTGGGCTGTGTCGAACTGGGCGGACACTTATTTGGAATCGTGA
- a CDS encoding Xaa-Pro peptidase family protein: protein MNIAPGKTEVSSIPFDQARVDRLMEEAGIDVLFATSKHNTQYLLGGYKFIFFAAMDAIGHSRYLPIVLYEKGGPEHAAYIGNKMEGGEHQNHPFWTPTLHAACWGTLDAANLAVEHLRQIGKSAARIGIEPGFLPSDAYMLIRKALPDAKLMDATDMLERMRAIKTEAELEQLRIASELITDSMLATIALAREGTTKTDIIERLRREETNRGAHFEYCLLTLGSSHNRAASSQAWKKGEVMSIDSGGNYHGYIGDLCRMGVLGEPDAELEDLLAEVEAVQQAAISKVKAGILGGDMIAHAESVLKASKVSAYTDFFAHGMGLITHEAPFLMTNHPVAYEGTYAAKPLEKNMVLSVETTMLHPTRGFIKLEDTVAVTDAGYVMFGDRGRGWNRGGVAA, encoded by the coding sequence ATGAACATCGCTCCGGGCAAGACCGAGGTCAGCAGTATTCCCTTCGACCAGGCGCGGGTGGACCGGCTGATGGAAGAGGCCGGCATCGACGTGCTCTTCGCCACCTCCAAGCACAACACGCAATATCTGCTCGGCGGCTACAAGTTCATCTTCTTCGCGGCGATGGATGCGATCGGCCACAGCCGTTACCTGCCGATCGTGCTTTACGAGAAGGGCGGGCCGGAACACGCAGCCTATATCGGCAACAAGATGGAAGGCGGCGAACACCAGAACCATCCGTTCTGGACGCCGACCTTGCACGCCGCCTGCTGGGGCACGCTCGATGCCGCAAATCTGGCGGTGGAGCATCTGCGCCAGATCGGGAAGTCTGCGGCGCGCATCGGCATCGAGCCCGGCTTCCTGCCGTCCGACGCCTATATGCTGATCCGCAAGGCGCTGCCGGATGCCAAGCTGATGGACGCGACCGACATGCTGGAGCGCATGCGCGCCATCAAGACCGAGGCGGAGCTGGAGCAGCTGCGCATCGCCTCCGAACTGATCACCGATTCCATGCTGGCGACGATCGCCTTGGCGCGCGAGGGCACGACAAAGACCGATATCATCGAGCGGCTGAGGCGCGAGGAGACCAATCGCGGCGCGCATTTCGAATATTGCCTGCTGACGCTGGGCTCAAGCCATAACCGCGCGGCGTCCAGCCAGGCATGGAAGAAGGGCGAGGTGATGTCAATCGATTCCGGCGGCAACTATCACGGCTATATCGGCGACCTTTGCCGCATGGGCGTGCTCGGCGAGCCTGATGCCGAGCTGGAGGATCTTCTGGCCGAAGTCGAAGCAGTGCAGCAGGCGGCCATTTCCAAGGTCAAGGCCGGCATCCTCGGCGGCGACATGATCGCGCATGCGGAGAGCGTGCTGAAGGCCTCGAAGGTTTCGGCCTATACGGATTTCTTCGCCCACGGCATGGGGCTGATCACGCATGAGGCGCCGTTCCTGATGACCAACCATCCGGTCGCCTATGAAGGCACCTATGCGGCCAAGCCGCTGGAGAAGAACATGGTGCTCTCGGTCGAGACGACCATGCTCCACCCGACGCGCGGCTTCATCAAGCTGGAGGACACGGTCGCGGTGACGGACGCCGGCTATGTGATGTTCGGTGACCGCGGGCGCGGATGGAACAGGGGCGGGGTGGCAGCTTAG
- a CDS encoding IS4 family transposase, with the protein MRFTPSILGKLVEPINRRRFQTIVDSHDGDAYDKSFKSWDHLVVLIYAQLSGATSLRSLQAGWNANCQHHYHLGSDLLRRSTLSDANRRRPVAVFAETFALLAGQLDRQMRREGSAMLRLIDSTPIPLGKLCDWAKSNGRIRGMKLHIVYDPDSDCPRVLDITDANVNDAQIGRTISIEDGATYVFDKGYCHYGWWTAIAAAQAFFVTRPKTNMGLKLVCDRPLAAMHGDGFTVLEDAEVSFASKGDSKLPIRLRRIIVKRDEGDTITLLTNDLERSAADIAALYKGRWQIELLFRWIKQHLKIRKFLGNNDNAIRLQLFAAMIAYALLRIAARAYRVALPILRFTDLVTRCLFERRHIAAIDKPPPVNPSRRYPRCSPDQMSLDYV; encoded by the coding sequence ATGCGCTTTACGCCTAGCATTCTTGGCAAGCTGGTTGAACCGATCAATCGTCGCCGCTTCCAGACGATTGTGGATAGCCATGACGGGGATGCGTATGACAAGTCGTTCAAGAGCTGGGACCATCTCGTGGTGTTGATCTATGCTCAGCTCAGCGGCGCGACGAGCCTTCGCAGCCTGCAAGCCGGCTGGAACGCCAACTGCCAGCACCATTACCACCTCGGCAGCGACCTGTTGCGGCGCTCGACCTTGTCGGACGCCAACCGGCGCCGCCCTGTAGCCGTCTTCGCCGAGACGTTCGCCCTGCTTGCAGGCCAACTCGACCGGCAGATGCGTCGCGAAGGCAGTGCCATGCTGCGGCTGATCGATTCCACGCCCATCCCGCTCGGCAAGCTTTGCGACTGGGCCAAGTCGAACGGCCGCATCCGCGGCATGAAGCTGCATATCGTCTATGATCCAGACAGCGACTGTCCGCGCGTCCTCGACATCACCGATGCCAACGTCAACGACGCCCAGATCGGCCGCACCATCTCTATCGAAGACGGTGCGACCTACGTGTTCGACAAGGGTTACTGCCACTACGGCTGGTGGACGGCGATCGCGGCGGCGCAAGCCTTCTTCGTCACCCGGCCCAAAACCAACATGGGGCTCAAGCTGGTGTGCGATCGTCCCCTCGCAGCCATGCACGGCGATGGCTTCACCGTGCTTGAGGATGCCGAGGTGAGCTTTGCCAGCAAAGGCGATTCCAAACTGCCGATCCGCTTGCGTCGCATCATCGTGAAGCGAGACGAAGGCGACACCATCACGCTGCTGACCAACGATCTCGAGCGCTCGGCCGCCGACATAGCAGCCCTCTACAAGGGGCGCTGGCAGATTGAGCTCCTGTTCCGCTGGATCAAGCAGCACCTCAAGATCCGTAAGTTCCTCGGCAACAATGACAACGCCATCCGCCTGCAGCTCTTCGCCGCCATGATCGCCTATGCGCTGTTGCGCATTGCAGCGCGCGCATATCGCGTTGCACTGCCGATCCTGCGCTTCACCGACCTGGTGACACGATGCCTGTTCGAGCGGCGCCACATCGCCGCCATCGACAAACCGCCGCCCGTCAATCCAAGTCGAAGGTACCCCCGCTGCTCTCCCGATCAGATGAGCCTCGACTATGTCTAA
- a CDS encoding cupin domain-containing protein → MADKSKVFVYPKDVSAFGFDWGRLSLTVAPEVNGAERFSGGVVDLPPGRGHTRHNHPGAEEIIFVISGHGEQMVEDEKGNPVVAKVGPGCTIYVPESRFHSTLNTGDQPMQLFVVYSPTGPELVLRELPDFKLLPAGT, encoded by the coding sequence ATGGCCGACAAAAGCAAAGTGTTCGTCTACCCGAAGGATGTCAGCGCCTTCGGTTTCGACTGGGGCAGACTCTCGCTGACCGTCGCGCCGGAAGTGAATGGCGCTGAGCGCTTTTCCGGCGGCGTCGTCGACTTGCCGCCCGGCCGGGGCCACACCCGCCACAATCATCCCGGCGCCGAGGAGATCATCTTCGTCATCTCCGGCCATGGCGAGCAGATGGTGGAGGACGAGAAGGGCAATCCGGTGGTGGCGAAGGTCGGTCCAGGCTGCACCATCTACGTGCCGGAGAGCCGCTTCCACTCGACGCTCAACACCGGCGACCAGCCGATGCAGCTGTTTGTTGTCTATTCGCCAACTGGGCCTGAGCTGGTGTTGCGGGAGCTGCCGGATTTCAAGCTGCTGCCGGCGGGCACATAA
- a CDS encoding phosphoenolpyruvate hydrolase family protein, which translates to MPAIPRKTILEKFRRMIADGVPIVGGGAGTGLSAKAEEAGGIDLIIIYNSGRYRMAGRGSAAGLLAYGNANEIVKEMAYEVLPVVKKTPVLAGVNGTDPFVIMPLLLSELKTMGFSGVQNFPTVGLFDGTMRQSFEETGMGFGLEVDMIAEAHQLDLLTTPYVFNPDEARAMTNAGADIVVAHMGVTTGGSIGATSAKTLDACVKEIDDIADAARSVRKDVILLCHGGPISMPDDARYILERCEGLHGFYGASSMERLPAEAAIARQAADFKAITKTKG; encoded by the coding sequence ATGCCCGCCATCCCGCGCAAAACAATCCTGGAGAAATTCCGCAGGATGATCGCCGACGGCGTGCCGATCGTGGGCGGTGGCGCCGGCACCGGCCTGTCGGCCAAGGCCGAGGAAGCCGGCGGCATCGACCTGATCATCATCTACAATTCTGGCCGCTATCGCATGGCCGGGCGCGGCTCGGCCGCCGGCCTGCTCGCCTATGGCAACGCCAACGAGATCGTCAAGGAGATGGCCTATGAGGTGCTGCCGGTGGTGAAGAAGACGCCGGTGCTGGCCGGCGTCAACGGCACCGATCCCTTCGTCATCATGCCGCTGCTGCTTTCCGAGCTGAAGACGATGGGCTTTTCCGGCGTGCAGAACTTTCCGACCGTCGGCCTGTTCGACGGCACCATGCGCCAGAGCTTCGAGGAGACCGGCATGGGTTTTGGTCTCGAGGTCGACATGATCGCCGAGGCGCATCAGCTCGATCTGCTCACCACGCCCTACGTCTTCAATCCCGATGAGGCGCGCGCCATGACCAATGCCGGCGCCGACATCGTCGTCGCCCATATGGGTGTGACGACCGGCGGCTCGATCGGCGCCACCTCGGCGAAAACGCTCGACGCCTGCGTGAAAGAAATCGACGACATCGCCGATGCCGCGCGCTCGGTGCGCAAGGATGTCATCCTGCTGTGCCATGGCGGGCCGATCTCGATGCCCGACGACGCCCGCTACATCCTCGAGCGGTGCGAGGGGCTGCACGGCTTCTATGGCGCAAGCTCGATGGAGCGGCTGCCGGCCGAAGCGGCAATCGCCAGGCAGGCGGCGGATTTCAAGGCGATCACAAAAACGAAGGGATGA